One Nocardia huaxiensis genomic window, ATGGGCGCGTCGATCTCGGCGATCGCCCCCACCGCGAAAGGTGCCACCACATACCGCAATCGGCAGTTCCACAACACCGAGCCGAGCAGTCAGATCGCCGCGGGTTCGGGCATGGGGCTGCTGTATCAGCTGGTGACGCAGCGCAATAACGGTCGCCCGCCGGGGAAGATCCCGCTGGAGACGCCCGCGGTGCCGGAGGAGGCCGCGGATCTGGCGGTCACCTGGTACGGGCACGCGAGCTGTCTGGTCGAGGTGGACGGGTATCGCGTCCTCACCGATCCGGTCTGGAGTGAACGTGTTTCGCCGTCGCCGCTGGTGGGCCCGGCCCGCCTGCACCCGGTGCCGACACCTCTCGAAGCGCTGCCGCCGATCGACGCGGTGCTCATCTCGCACGACCACTACGACCATCTGGACCGCGAGACCGTCACCGAGCTGGTGGCGCGCCAGCAGTGCGTGTTCATCGTGCCGATCGGCATCGGCGCGCACCTGCGGCACTGGGATGTCCCGGTCGACCGCATTGTCGAATTGGATTGGGCGGCTTCGGTTTCCCTGTCGGAGCTGGAGCGCGACCGCGGCGACGGCACCGATCTGGTGATCACCTGCTCGGAGGCCCGGCACTTCTCCGGTCGCGGGCTGGTGCGCAACACCACGCTGTGGGCGTCCTGGTCCCTCACCGGTCCGACGCGGCGGGTCTACTTCGGTGGCGACACCGGCTACACCAAGGCGTTCGCGGAGGCGGGCGCCCGGCTCGGCCCGTTCGATCTGACCCTGCTGCCCATCGGCGCGTACGACAAGGCGTGGCCGGACGTGCACATGAACCCGGAGGAGGCGGTGCGCGCACACGCCGATCTGTGTGTCGGCGACGCCGGGTACGGCCTGCTCGTGCCCATTCACTGGGCGACCTTCAATTTGGCCTTCCACGGCTGGTCGGAGCCGGTACGCCGAATGGTGGCGGCGGCGCGCGAGGCGGGCACGGAGGTCGCCGTGCCGAAGCCGGGACAGCGGATCGACCCGATTGGCCTGCCGCCGCGGGATAGCTGGTGGGAGGATGTTCGCCAATAACCGAGGACCGAGTGTGAAGGAGCACGGCCGTGAGCTTGTTGGACACGCTCAAGGGATTGGTTGGCAAGGGTAAGGATGTCGCCGCCCAGAACGCCGAGAAGATCGAGCAGGCAGTAGACAAGGCCGGATCGGTCATCGACCAGAAGACCGGTGGCAAGTACTCGTCCCAGATCGAGAAGGGCGCCGAGGCCGTCAAGAACGCCATCCCGGAGAGCACCCCCGCTGCCGCCGCACCCGCGGAAGCAGCACCGGCTGAGGCCGCTCCGGCGGCGGAACCGGCCCCCGAGCCCGCGCCGGAGCCCGCTCCGGCCGAGGCGGCGGCCGAGCCCGCTCCCGAGGCCGCCGCGGAACCGGCTCCCGAGCCGGCGCCGGACGCCGCTCCGGAGGACAAGCCGCAGGTCTGATCTCGTATCGCTGGTCGCGGGCCGTTCGGTCCGGCGGAGACACACCGCCGGTAACCCGAACGGCCCGTTTCCATTTCGCGGGACGCCTAGACTGAGGTCATGGGGTCCCGGCGGAGTTTCGGGGGTGTCGAGGTTGGGCTGACCAACCTCGACAAGGTGCTGTATCCCGCCACCGGCACCACCAAGGGCGAGGTCATCGACTATTTCACGGCCATCGCGCCGGCGCTGCTGCCGCATGTGGCGCAGCGGCCGGTGACGCGCAAACGCTGGCCGAACGGGGTGGAGGAAGCCTCCTTCTTCGAGAAGAACCTGCCCGATCACGCCCCGAAGTGGCTGGAGCGCCGCACCATTGAGCATTCCGACCGGACGGTGGTGTACCCGCTCATCGACTCGGAAGCGGGCATGGCGTGGCTCGGGCAGCAGGCGGCGCTGGAACTGCATGTGCCGCAATGGCGTTTCGACGGCGCGGAAATGGGGGCGATCACCCGGCTGGTCTTCGACCTCGACCCCGGGCCGGGCGCCGGGCTGCCACAGTGCGCGGAGGTGGCGCTGATCCTGCGGGATGTGGTGCGCGAGGTGGGGCTGGAGGCGTATCCGGTCACCAGCGGCAGCAAAGGGATTCACGTCTACGTGCGGCTGGATCGCGAGCTCGGGCCGAACGGGGCGTCGGCCATCGCCAAGCAGGTGGCCACCAGCCTGGAAAAACTGCATCCCAAGCTGGTGACGGCCAATATGGCGAAATCCGCGCGCACCAACAAGGTCTTCCTGGACTGGAGCCAGAACAACACCGCCAAGACCACCATCGCGCCGTACTCGCTGCGCGGCCGCGCCGAACCCTGGGTGGCGGCCCCGCGCAGCTGGGACGAGATCGAGAAGCGGAAGAAGCTGCGGCACTTGCACTTCGATGAGGTGCTGCGGCGGTGGCAGGAACACGGTGATCTGCTGGCGGAATTGGATGAGCCGCTGGAACAATCGGAGCCGGAGCAGGCGGATTCGCCTGCGGCCGAACCGGATCGCCTCGACACCTACCGCGCCAAGCGGGACGCGAAGAAGACGCCGGAGCCCGTACCCGCCGCCCCGCCCGCGCCGAGCGCCGGGAATCGCTATGTGGTGCAGGAGCATCGGGCGCGCCGGTTGCACTGGGATGTGCGGCTGGAACGCGACGGCGTCCTGGTGTCCTGGGCGGTGCCCAAGGGCCCGCCCACCGACACCCACGAGAACCGGCTGGCGGTGCACACCGAGGACCACCCGCTGGAATACCTGGACTTCCACGGCACGATTCCCAAGGGGGAGTACGGCGCCGGGGACATGACCATCTGGGATTCGGGCACCTACGAGACCGAGAAGTGGCGCGACGACGAGGTCATCGTGCGCTTCCGCGGCGAGCGGCTGGACGGGCGGTACGCGCTCATCCAGACCAATGGCAATCAGTGGCTCATGCATCTGATGAAGGATCAGTCGCAGCCCGAAACCACTGGTGCGCACACTTATTCGTCCTCGAACGGCGATGCGCCCTTCCCGCACGGCCTCAGCCCCATGCTCGCCACACCCGGCGATGTCTCCACGCTCACCGGCGACGACTGGGCCTTCGAAACCAAATGGGACGGGTTCCGGCTGATCGCCGAAATCGAAGACGGCGCGGTGACTTTGCACAGTCGCGCCGGGCATGTGGTGACGGGCCGGTACCCCGGCGTCGCGAGCCTGGGGGAGGAGCTGTCCGAGCATCGCGTCGTCCTCGACGGTGAAGCCGTGGTGTTCGACGATCACGGCGGCGCGAATCTCGGCCTGCTGCGGGCGGATTCGAACAATGCCGTCTTCGTCGCCTTCGACATCCTGTATCTCGACGGCACTTCGCTGGTGCGCAAACGCTACGAGGACCGGCGGCGGGTGCTGGAGGCGCTGGCCGCCCGCGCGCCCTCACTGGAAGTTCCTGCGCGCCTGGAAGGTTCGGGCGCGGAGGCGCTGCGCTTCAGCCAGGAGAACGGCATGGAGGGCGTGGTCGCCAAACGCCGCGACTCGGTGTACCTGCCGGGCAAGCGCGGTCAGTCCTGGATCAAGACCCGCAATTGGCGCACGCTACAGGTGGTCGTCGGCGGCTACCGCAGTTCCCAGGTCCGCCAGTTCGCCTCGCTGCTCGTGGGCGTCCCGCACGAGGGTCAGCTGTACTACCTGGGCCGGGTCGGCACCGGTTTCAGCGAGCAGGAGATGAGCGAGCTGGCCACCCGACTGCATCGCCTGGAGCGCAAGACCAGCCCGTTCGGCAATGAGCTCACCGCCGAGGAGCGCAAGGAGGCGGTGTGGGTGTCGCCCAAGCTCACCGGCACCGTGCGCTTCATGAACTGGACCGAGGTCGGACGCCTGTGGCATCCGGCGTGGATTCCGGCCTCGGACTGAGGTTTCCGCGCTAGGCGGGCTTCTCCAGCAGTGGCGTGATGGTCGCGGTGTCGGTGACGAAGGCGTGCCCCTGGAATGCGAATTCCTCCCAGGCGCGCGCCATTCCGGGTTCGTCGCGCCCGCCGACGGCATCCTCGACGACCACCGGGATGAAGCCCAGATCGGTGGAGTGCGTGACGGTCGGGACGATGCCGATCTCCAGGGCGACACCCGCGATGGCGTACGCCCCGATGCCGAGATCGCGCAGCGTGGACGCCAGCGGCGTGCCCTCGAAGGCCGACATGGAGGTCTTGTCGAAGACCATCTCGCCCTCCTGCGGCTGCAGTTCGGGGACCAGCTGGAAGCCGGGCGTATCGCGCTGCAGGATCGGATGCACGGCCTCCGGCGAGTCCACACCCTGCCAGCTCATCGCCATGCGCAGCGCGAACGCGCCCATGAGCCGCTTGGGCAGGAACATGTGCCGCAGGAAGATGATCGGATACCCGCCGCGCCGCGCGGCCTCGACCACGTGCACGACCTTCTCGATGATCTGCGGACCGTGTTCGAGCTGCGACAGCACCCCGACCTGCATGTCGTACACGATCAACGCCATGCGCTCGGGCGCGCAGACGTCCTCGAGTGTCTCCGGAATCTCCACACCGTTCCCGTGTCGCATCGCTTCTCCGCTATAGCTCGCTCCCGCAACAACTTCCGATCTTCACAGTACCCATCTTCGCCACTCGCCTCTCGTCATCCCGGCATGCTTTTGGCCGGGATCCACACGCGGAAGTGCTGCGCGGACAGGGTGGATCCCGGCCAAAAGCGCGCCGGGATGACGAGGCGGTCGTCCGGGATGACGAGGCGGGTCGTCCCCCCCCACACGGAAATACTGATGACACGCATAAGTCGATGCGCACCAGTCGGTTTCACCCGCAACACCCTGGCAACGACACGCGCAACCCGTTGACCTGGAGTGATAGCCGCAGTAACTTGAGTGGTCCGATGCGCCGGAGTAGTGGTCGGCGCGGTTTGCGAGTCCGTAGTGCCTGGAGCGTCGGTGATAGGACGCTGGAGGCGTGATGCGGCGGGATGGCGCACGGTTCGAGGGATACTCACGGACTTTTGCAGGAGGTTCGCCGGCCGTCCCCGTCAGAAGATCCGGTTGGCGGGCGGTGCTCATCGCGGTGGCAGCGCTCGCGGCGGCACTGCTCGTGCTCCCGGTGACGCGGGCCGACATCCCGTTTCCGGATGACGATCCGTTCTACTCCCAGCCGATGGGGCTGGACGCCTATGCCAATGGGGCCGTGCTGGATTCGCGGCCGATCTCGGTGCTCGGACTGCCGCTGCCGGTGGCCGGGTGGCAGTTGAAGTATCGCACCACCGATGCGGCCGGAGATCCGGTGGCGGATGTGACGACCGTGCTGCGGCCGCTGCTGCCGTGGCTGGGGGCGGGGATGCGGCCGCTGGTGTCGTATCAGGTGGCGGAGGACAGTCTGGGTACCCGGTGCGCGCCGTCGTTCGCACTGGCCGGCGGGCGGGACTGGTCGATCGTGAACACCCTGCTGGACGTGCCGTTCCTGGCGGAGATGCTGCGCCGGGGCTGGGCGGTGGTGGTGTCCGATTACGAGGGACCGCAGTCCCGCTTCTTCGATGGCGTGAACTCCGGCCAGGCGGTGCTGGACGGGGTGCGGGCCGCGAAATCGTTTCCGCCCCTGGGGATCACCGATTCCAGTCCGCTCGGGGCGTGGGGCTATTCGGGCGGCGCGTTCGCCACACTGTGGGCCGCGCAGCTGCGCGCGACCTACGCGCCGGAGCTGTGGTTCGCGGGGGTGTCCTCGGGCGGTCTGCCCGCCGATATCGCCGCCATTGCCCGGGAGGCCGACGGCAGCGTCCAGGCCGGGCTCAGCATCCTCATAGTTATCGCCATGGCGCGCAGTGCGTCCGGGCTCGGGATACCGGGGCTGTTGAACGACGACGGGCGCGCCATGCTGAATCAGGAGGCGGCGGCCTGCGGTTCGGATCTGGTGGCGCGCTACCTGCACCGGCACGTGGATGATTTCGCCGCGGAACCGGGCCTGCTGTGGCATCCGGTCTTCCGCGCGGCGGTCGAGCCGCAGGAACTGGGCCGCAGTGCGCCCGACGTGCCGCTGTACCTGTACCACAGCACCACCGACGACGTCGTTCCCGTCGCGGGCTTCGATCGGCTGTTGAACCGCTACTGCGAGTTGGGCGCGGACGTCACGGCCCTGCGCTCGGGAGTACCCGGCCACAATGCGGCGGCCCTGCTGGAATCGGTGGGTGCCATGAACTTCCTGGCCGATCGTTTCGCGGGCATCGCGCCCGCCCGCGGCTGCGTCACCCGCTAGCCGCGGAGCGAGCCGCGCGTCATCCTCATCATCCTGACGCGCGGCTCGTCACTCGGACCTACTTGGTCGCCCACTTGGTGGTGCCGGGGGCGGCCGTCAGCGTCGAGATCAGGTCGATGCCGGCGATGACCAGCGTCGGCCCGCCGACCACGACGGTGCCGATGATCGCGCCGACGGTGGCGCCCGTGACCACGGTCGCCAGACCGGCCGGGCCACCGGCGAATCCGGCGAGGCCCACCAGCGCACCGAGCGCGAGCCCGATGAAGCTGCCGATGGCGGTGGCGAGCCCGAACTGGCTGGCGAAGTTCTGCTGGGCGGCGAGGTTCTCGGCCGGCGAGGCGACCTCCCGCACGCCCGGGCGGGCGAGCGACACATCGCGCACGGCATCGATTTCCAGCGTGGCGCCGTCACCGCTCACGGTGGCGGGCAGGGTGTATTCGATGCCCTCTTCCTGCACCGAAACCGGCAGGCTGACCAGCGTATTGCCGGAGCGGTCGAGGACGTTGACGGTGCCGCCGGACAGTTCGAAGCGGCCGTCGGTCAGCGTGGTGACGACAGTGGTGCCGACCAGTTTGGTCTCATAACCCACATTCGGGACAGCGTCCTCGGCGTGGGCGACGCCGGCACCGGCAATGGCTACCGCCGTCACGACGGGTGCGGCGACGGCAGTGATCTTGCGCAGCATGGTGAATCCAATCTTCATCAGGTTTTCGAGGCAACACACGGCTCACACGAACGATTCCCTCCCTGCCAGGTGTGTGAACCGAAGATGAACAACTGCTGGCCCCTCGATCGCCTACGGTAGCGCCCCCTGCCGACACGTCGAATAATTTTCGACTCGAGTGTCGTTCAAATCAGCAGGTCGATCCCGAATCCCAAGGCGCACACCAGCGCCACGACCAGCAATGCCACCGCATCCGCCCGCCCTGGCGCGCCCGGTCGCGCGGTCAGCTCGCCGGTCCCGCCGCGGGTGGTGATGGCCTCCCCGAGTTCGCCCGCACGCCTGGTGGATACGGCCATGGCGGCGGTCAGAATGTCGACGAGCGGGTTCTCGGTGGCCAGTTGCAGCATGGAATCCTTCGGCCGCAGCTTGCGGGCCGCGCGCAGAATGCGCATCTCCTCCAGCAGCAGCGGCAGCCCACGCAGGGTCAGCGCCACCACCACGGCCCACTCGTCCACCGGAATCCGATGCCGGACGCCCTTGCGGGTCCAGCCGATCCGCCGCAGCGGCGCGCCGAGTTTCGCCAGCGCGGGGGCGACCTCACCCATGGGCGTGGTCCACGCGATCAGGAAGGAGGCGAACAGCAGGATGAATCCGAACAGCACGATCTGCGCGTACCGCTGC contains:
- a CDS encoding MBL fold metallo-hydrolase, which gives rise to MKNTRRATAISRKLVGMGAGAFGISWVVRAAWGIPSAMGASISAIAPTAKGATTYRNRQFHNTEPSSQIAAGSGMGLLYQLVTQRNNGRPPGKIPLETPAVPEEAADLAVTWYGHASCLVEVDGYRVLTDPVWSERVSPSPLVGPARLHPVPTPLEALPPIDAVLISHDHYDHLDRETVTELVARQQCVFIVPIGIGAHLRHWDVPVDRIVELDWAASVSLSELERDRGDGTDLVITCSEARHFSGRGLVRNTTLWASWSLTGPTRRVYFGGDTGYTKAFAEAGARLGPFDLTLLPIGAYDKAWPDVHMNPEEAVRAHADLCVGDAGYGLLVPIHWATFNLAFHGWSEPVRRMVAAAREAGTEVAVPKPGQRIDPIGLPPRDSWWEDVRQ
- a CDS encoding antitoxin → MSLLDTLKGLVGKGKDVAAQNAEKIEQAVDKAGSVIDQKTGGKYSSQIEKGAEAVKNAIPESTPAAAAPAEAAPAEAAPAAEPAPEPAPEPAPAEAAAEPAPEAAAEPAPEPAPDAAPEDKPQV
- a CDS encoding ATP-dependent DNA ligase, which codes for MGSRRSFGGVEVGLTNLDKVLYPATGTTKGEVIDYFTAIAPALLPHVAQRPVTRKRWPNGVEEASFFEKNLPDHAPKWLERRTIEHSDRTVVYPLIDSEAGMAWLGQQAALELHVPQWRFDGAEMGAITRLVFDLDPGPGAGLPQCAEVALILRDVVREVGLEAYPVTSGSKGIHVYVRLDRELGPNGASAIAKQVATSLEKLHPKLVTANMAKSARTNKVFLDWSQNNTAKTTIAPYSLRGRAEPWVAAPRSWDEIEKRKKLRHLHFDEVLRRWQEHGDLLAELDEPLEQSEPEQADSPAAEPDRLDTYRAKRDAKKTPEPVPAAPPAPSAGNRYVVQEHRARRLHWDVRLERDGVLVSWAVPKGPPTDTHENRLAVHTEDHPLEYLDFHGTIPKGEYGAGDMTIWDSGTYETEKWRDDEVIVRFRGERLDGRYALIQTNGNQWLMHLMKDQSQPETTGAHTYSSSNGDAPFPHGLSPMLATPGDVSTLTGDDWAFETKWDGFRLIAEIEDGAVTLHSRAGHVVTGRYPGVASLGEELSEHRVVLDGEAVVFDDHGGANLGLLRADSNNAVFVAFDILYLDGTSLVRKRYEDRRRVLEALAARAPSLEVPARLEGSGAEALRFSQENGMEGVVAKRRDSVYLPGKRGQSWIKTRNWRTLQVVVGGYRSSQVRQFASLLVGVPHEGQLYYLGRVGTGFSEQEMSELATRLHRLERKTSPFGNELTAEERKEAVWVSPKLTGTVRFMNWTEVGRLWHPAWIPASD
- a CDS encoding cysteine hydrolase produces the protein MRHGNGVEIPETLEDVCAPERMALIVYDMQVGVLSQLEHGPQIIEKVVHVVEAARRGGYPIIFLRHMFLPKRLMGAFALRMAMSWQGVDSPEAVHPILQRDTPGFQLVPELQPQEGEMVFDKTSMSAFEGTPLASTLRDLGIGAYAIAGVALEIGIVPTVTHSTDLGFIPVVVEDAVGGRDEPGMARAWEEFAFQGHAFVTDTATITPLLEKPA
- a CDS encoding lipase family protein, yielding MAALAAALLVLPVTRADIPFPDDDPFYSQPMGLDAYANGAVLDSRPISVLGLPLPVAGWQLKYRTTDAAGDPVADVTTVLRPLLPWLGAGMRPLVSYQVAEDSLGTRCAPSFALAGGRDWSIVNTLLDVPFLAEMLRRGWAVVVSDYEGPQSRFFDGVNSGQAVLDGVRAAKSFPPLGITDSSPLGAWGYSGGAFATLWAAQLRATYAPELWFAGVSSGGLPADIAAIAREADGSVQAGLSILIVIAMARSASGLGIPGLLNDDGRAMLNQEAAACGSDLVARYLHRHVDDFAAEPGLLWHPVFRAAVEPQELGRSAPDVPLYLYHSTTDDVVPVAGFDRLLNRYCELGADVTALRSGVPGHNAAALLESVGAMNFLADRFAGIAPARGCVTR
- a CDS encoding ammonium transporter, with product MKIGFTMLRKITAVAAPVVTAVAIAGAGVAHAEDAVPNVGYETKLVGTTVVTTLTDGRFELSGGTVNVLDRSGNTLVSLPVSVQEEGIEYTLPATVSGDGATLEIDAVRDVSLARPGVREVASPAENLAAQQNFASQFGLATAIGSFIGLALGALVGLAGFAGGPAGLATVVTGATVGAIIGTVVVGGPTLVIAGIDLISTLTAAPGTTKWATK
- a CDS encoding energy-coupling factor transporter transmembrane component T family protein; its protein translation is MSSVILREVPVDSPVHRLWAGTKMIAVFAVSVLLMFTPGWWMIGFSTAFLVAVWLLSRLPLGTLPRFPWWIWVGILIGALINAPVGSVALQRYAQIVLFGFILLFASFLIAWTTPMGEVAPALAKLGAPLRRIGWTRKGVRHRIPVDEWAVVVALTLRGLPLLLEEMRILRAARKLRPKDSMLQLATENPLVDILTAAMAVSTRRAGELGEAITTRGGTGELTARPGAPGRADAVALLVVALVCALGFGIDLLI